The stretch of DNA CCACTCAGAAAATGGAATAAGAATTAAGACAAAAAATGAGCActagagaaacaatgattggctCTTTTAGTCATTGGGGCCTAGAATGAAGTTTATGCCTCCCTGAATGTGATCCTCATTTATGTATGTCAAAATGCCAGTTTGTAAAAACATCCAAGggttttttgttctgttctgttctgttttgttttgttttgtcatgcGAGAATGTCCAAAATCCCATGGCATTACCCCACCACCCCATTTACCTAGgccctctgctctctgtctgCTGGTCACCCCACTGTTCTGCCCCAGGATAAATCCTCAACTAGCGAGTGACAGAAGCTGAAAATAGGCCCCTGTGCAGATAACCAACTCTCTTGAATTTGCTCTTTCTGTTGGCAACTCTCTTCTCACATGGGCTGGATCCTTCTCAACTCCCATACCCATCAGAGAACTTTCCTTGACTCTCCTATGTATGTTGTCCCCATTGTCCTGTTGGGAAATAAAGGCCAAAAGCAACATAATTAAACATAACCTCTTACCTCCCTCCAACGTACAAATACCCCCAAGCCAACAGAAACTCAGATGCCAAACTTGgagatatttttttgtttggttttctttttgtgatttttcaCTATCAGCTTAGGTGAAAACTCCTCAGTACAACCCAAAGGCTTTTGGAACAAAGTAAATACCCAAGTAAATATTGATCCCAAGGAATAAATATTACATCCAGTAGTCCACAATCCACAATATCTGGCAGGAAATTTAGCCTGACAAAGActacaggggaagggaagggagactgAAACAGTTTGGCACTTGCAAGGGTGTCCCATAGGACTGAGCCTTTAACCTGTGGAATATGACGCTGCCTTCAGATGGACAGTATCATGATTGAGGTGAACTCTAGGACACACAGCTGGTGTCAGAGAATTGCCTGATGCAAAGCACCCACACGTCAGAACTGAGTGCAGAATTGTATCCCACTAAActctgtctttttccttctgtacCTGTGTACCTAAACATACTACATAGTTCATTTTGTAATACATTTGCTGTTTATTGTATGTCTCCCCAAGTAGAATGTAAGCTCTGTAGGGTAGTAATCTTTGATTTGTTCAAAGTGGCACCATAACGTGTTAGATAGTGCATGGCATTGAGTGTTACTGATGagtttcttgaataaatgaacacactCTGCCttacttatttatctattatttacttatttatttattatcctcacccaagggcatatttcattgttaatagagagggaggaaggggaagagaaaaccatcaaagtgagaaagaaacatagacTGGCTGCCTCTCAAACTCCCCCTGGGTTTGTACCAAGTATTGAACCCGAAAACCTTTGGCTACAGACAATACTTCAACCAAAtgaccacacaggccagggctttGCCTCTTTATTGATGACTGTTTTACCTGCTGCTTTCCCACCACACTTGAGGAAGGTTGGGtcttatttatatttgtgtacTCCACGTTGACTGGCCAAACACGTGGTAGGCAGTAGAAAGCAATATGCTTTTGTAATTGAATTATTCTCATAGCAAGGACCCCTGGGAGGTCCAAAGAGAGGACACTGGTGAGAGTCTTCAATGAAGTGAAGGCAAGAGGTCAGGCTGGAAGCCATGTCTCAGGTTCTCCCTTGGGATCAATTCAGGACAAGACAAATGGACAGcaagagaggaggagaggtgtCTGCAGAGCCCTGAGCGACTTCAAGGCCACTGCTTCCCTTCAACTCTGCTGAGCTTCACACCTGTCCACACATGGTGATGATGCCCCCAAATCTGACTCAGGACAAGGGAAAGGGCCTTCACCAGGAGGAATCAATGCCAAGAGAAACGTCAGTACCCACAACTCTCTTCTGGCTAAATGAGAAGTTCTCAACCTGGAATCACACACAAGATTTggtgtgacttttttcttcagGTGATCAAGGTCTGTGTAACACAGAAATAATTAAGAAGCACTAACCTCTAGAACCCCAGGAGGAACCCCAGAATCCCTGGCCCTCCTGCCAccactcctgcagccctgctcaGCCTCCACCAGCCCTTTGTACTCTCTCCCCAGACCCTGAAGACCAACTGCATAGCCCTCCCACCCTCAGGCTCCTAGGCCCAGACCCACAGATCTGTGGCCCTCAGGCCCCATCAGGGCCTCGTGGAGTACCCGGCCACAGCGATGTTCTCACCAGTGATGTAGCTCGCATCTTGGGAGCACAGGAGGACACAAGCCCCGCACAGTCCTCTGGCTGTCCGGTCCTACAGGGAAGGCGGGAGGACAGGGCACAGCATCAGTGATCTCACACTCTGGTTCTGCTGCTCTAAGGCTCACAGACCCCAGGTGGCAGTGGGCTTCATGGAGTGACAGGGTAGACTCAACAGGGCTGCTTACACAGACAGGCTGCCAGCAAAAGGAATGGTCTGCAGACAGGGAGGGTCTGCTCCTGAGAGAGACTCAGATGCCCCTCCCCTACACGCCCAGACCACTGAAGCCCCACTTGCCTCTGCACCAGCAGGGTTTCCTTGTAGTTGTTCCAAAGAGTCTTGCTCTTATGAAACGGGGCAAAGGAAAGAGATTAAAGAGTTGCTGCTGAGAAAACAAGGAGATGGCAGGGCCACAAGGAAGTCACATGGCATGTCTGCCTTTCTAAGTGTTGATAGACAGGATCATGGCTGAGTTCAGAGGACAGTGAGGACACGGATCCCCTTTATCTTTAGTCACTGGGAAGGGTTTCCACTTGGCCAGGCTAGGGAAACACAGGACACACCCCAGTGCCCACCACTTGGCTGAAGTCAGTCTCAATTATTCCTGGAACTAAGCAGTTCACCCGGATGCCCTTGGGGGCCAGCTCCTTCGAAAGTGTCCTGTTGAGGCCCAGCAGGGCTGTCTTATTGACAGTGTAGACACCCACCTCCTGTGATGGGATTAGCAGTGATTAGGAGGATATGGGGATGTTGGGGAAAGTATCACATCAGTTGGAGTTCTTACCTACAGACAATCACAGCTGGCCTGAGTTCAGACCACAAGCACACTCCCTGATCTGTTTCAAGAACAGATGCTGGTCTGAAAGATCCAGTAGGCACATGGACATTAATTCAGCCCTGGGCAGCAGGAGCAAGTGGGGGTACATCCCAGGCACTGACCCTGTGAGACTCTAGGGAACTCTTGCCCCCTCCCAACCAGCACTCACCACCTGGGGAATATAA from Phyllostomus discolor isolate MPI-MPIP mPhyDis1 chromosome 1, mPhyDis1.pri.v3, whole genome shotgun sequence encodes:
- the LOC118501472 gene encoding dehydrogenase/reductase SDR family member 2, mitochondrial-like isoform X2, encoding MKKRGSRVVILVSSVAAYIPQEVGVYTVNKTALLGLNRTLSKELAPKGIRVNCLVPGIIETDFSQVVGTGVCPVFP
- the LOC118501472 gene encoding dehydrogenase/reductase SDR family member 2, mitochondrial-like isoform X1 produces the protein MKKRGSRVVILVSSVAAYIPQVEVGVYTVNKTALLGLNRTLSKELAPKGIRVNCLVPGIIETDFSQVVGTGVCPVFP